One window from the genome of Mesoplodon densirostris isolate mMesDen1 chromosome 17, mMesDen1 primary haplotype, whole genome shotgun sequence encodes:
- the UBL3 gene encoding ubiquitin-like protein 3 — translation MSSNVPADMINLRLILVSGKTKEFLFSPNDSASDIAKHVYDNWPMDWEEEQVSSPNILRLIYQGRFLHGNVTLGALKLPFGKTTVMHLVARETLPEPNSQGQRNREKTGESNCCVIL, via the exons ATAAACTTGCGCCTCATCTTGGTAAGCGGGAAAACAAAAGAGTTCCTGTTTTCTCCTAATGATTCCGCTTCTGACATTGCAAAGCATGTGTATGACAATTGGCCAATGG ACTGGGAAGAAGAGCAGGTCAGCAGTCCAAATATTCTACGCCTTATTTATCAAGGACGATTTCTACATGGAAATGTCACATTAGGAG CATTAAAACTTCCTTTTGGCAAAACAACAGTGATGCATTTGGTGGCCAGAGAGACATTGCCAGAGCCAAACTCTCAAG GTCAGAGGAATCGCGAAAAGACCGGAGAGAGTAACTGCTGTGTGATCCTGTAA